The genomic segment ATCAATTACAGTTTTAATACCATATACAAGCTAGGCGTTATTGATCAGGTGCCATACAATGAATTAGCCATTATGAAACCTGAATATTTGATAGTGGTTTAAGAGTGAATGAGTGGACGTGTGGATGTAATGACCATATATGGTAATGTGTAGTGATGCCTCAAATCTAGTGGGGGTGgttactatactattaatattgaaaatggTCAAACTCGGTATTAACGGTTTCGGACGTATTGGTCGTTTGGTGTTTCGCGCCTCATTAGATCATCCACATGTGGTAATATGATAGTTATGTAGGATGTTGTTGCAATAAATGACCCCTTTATGGATTCCAACTACATGTCTTATTTGCTAAACTATGATTCAGTTCATGGGAAATTGGGGAAGAAGGTAGAGTTTACTCAGAATGAATTGATTGTCGATGGCAAGACTGTTAAGCTTTCTTTTGAGCGCGATCCCTGCAACATTCCATGGGCTCAGAATGGCGCCGATATTGTAGTGGAGAGTACAGGCGTTTTCACCAACAAGGAAAAGGCTGGCCAGCATTTAAAAGGCGGCGCAAAGATTGTCATTATCTCTGCTCCTCCAAGTGATGACACTCCTATGTTTGTTATGGGTGTAAATCATGATACTTACACAAACGACATTAAGATTCTTAGCAATGCCAGTTGTACTACAAATTGCTTAGCTCCACTTGCCAAGGTTGTTAATGATTCCTTTGGTATTGTGGAAGGGCTGATGACTACGGTCCATGCCACAACatcaaatcaattaacAGTCGATGGTGCGTCTCGTGGCGGTAAGGATTGGAGAGCTGGTAGATGTGCAGGAAATAACATTATCCCGGCCAGCACCGGTGCTGCCAAGGCAGTGGGCAAAGTAATTCCAGCTCTACAAGGCAAATTGACTGGAATGGCATTCAGAGTCCCAGTCCCTGATGTCAGTGTTGTCGATTTGACCTGCAAGCTCGCCAAACCAGCATCTTACGATGACATTGTCAAGAGGATTAAGGAGGCAGCCGATGGCCCGCTGAAAGGAATCCTTTCATACACTGAGGATCCAATTGTTTCATCCGATTGCGTTGGTTCCAAACAGTCATCCATCTTTGACATTAAGGCTGGAATTAGTCTGAATGAAACttttgtcaaattgatTTCATGGTATGATAACGAGTGGGGATATTCGAACAGAATCTGTGACTTAGCAGCTTTTGTCCAATCTAAACAATAGACCATCCCTTTTCTGCCTATACCTTAATCACTAtacacaaaattattaatataattatttaaaacggcatgcaaattaattatttatctatcTTTGGTGTTTGCGAcatatataactaattttgTGTCTAGAACAATTATAAGCTAGGTTGGTTCATCTGTTTTGCGTTTAATCTTCCGATTGATTGGAAGCTTGTTTTTGAGTGTCAACAAAACATAATTTCCCACAACACTTTCCGGTCCCACAGGGGATGCGATATCACGTAGTAGCTGAATAATTTTGTCGAAAACTGCGGGTCTTTGGTACTTATTAGCTCCCAGATACTTTAGGCTCATCTTGAAAATCACTATATTTCGATCTTCCAATTGTTTCCTGGCCAATTGAACCTTCGTTTCAATATCTCCAATATCTGTGTTGAATGAGATTCTCAGGAGTATGCGAGTGGACGTTTTATTCCTTTTCTTATTTAAAATTCGCTTATCAAGATTCCTACCTTCATCCTCAATACAATGTCCCATTTGATTATCTGGGACATTATCGGCGTAGAATTTGGTTACGAACGCTGATTGATCGAAGGACTGCTCGCAACTTTGTGAATCCTTGATGTATCTCTTACATTCTTCGAGTAGATTGTTCACACTAAGCATAACTTTACCCATACATAGAGCATTTTTGGGATTAGCACTCAAATTCTGTACCATTTTATAGTTGGAAAACCCTAGCATAGCGTATCTATTACTTCCTAACACTCGGCATTTGACTGCACAAACAGGATAAACGGTTTctacaattatcaatataattgaaagattatgaattatatattgacaaaatttcatataaaaGCCATAAGGTTGTGCTTTATCTATAGCTAGAGTCCAATATTGGTATGAAGGTCAGAAATAAAAGGGTGCCGAGCGCCTGTGGTCTAGTGGTAGAATACTTCGTTGCCATCGAGGTGGCCCGGGTTCGATTCCCGGCAGGCGCACTTTACTACCCCCCTACTTACCCGCTACAACCCGCCACTTATGAACAATGCCgtttttaacaaaaatttaagCATTTTACCCCAAGTTTTACCTCCATGAGGAATCCTATGATTGGAGTTGTGGGTTTGGTACATGGTGGTTGTGTCAACTCCGTCACTTGCCTAGCCATCAACTCCAATTTCGATACTATAGTTACAGGGTCAGATGAAGGTTTAATCGTTTTATGGCAGGCCCAGATGCTACGCAGAATAGACTCAGACGGGTTGAAAGattttgcaataaaaatttttccCACATCAATATCTGTTACATCTAGATTTCCAGCAACAACACCAATTTTGGATGTTTGTTTCGTTGCAAGTCCATTACCAAACACCCATTTGGGGATTAGAGAAAATTTGGCATCACTTCATGGCGACAATTCAATTTGCATTTGGTCCATGATCGATGCCAGATGCATTGCCCGCGTTAACTCCACCTTCAAACTTGACAGGCTTGCAGTTTTGGCCGATCGAAGGTTTTTAGCAGCCTTTGGCCAAGGAATTCACATTCTGGACACTTGGAACTTGGAGATCATTGCAAATCTACATACTGTACAACCAATACTGGATCTCGCCTGCACACAACATCCCCAACTACACAGCGTAACAGCATGGCCGAAACAAAAGCAGTTAATTTGTGCCATTACAAATGGCGAATTAAATTGTTGGGACGTTACAGATTCGTGCAAAACAAAGCATTCACCATTATCCAAGACGGAATACACCTTGAATTGTGAATTATCAGACACACAAGCGCAGTTGAATGATTACAACAATACTATAAACAAAGTGAAGATACCACTAATCTCAGTCagtataaataacaaaacaGGTAAAATTGggttaaaaaatcaaatttgtgtATCAACAAATCTGATTTTCGCGATTTCGGGACCCCGAATAACCGTCTGGATCACGTCAAACAGCAACAACGAATTGTATCCGCTCATGGATTTTCTGAATCcagatataaataacaattctAATTTCACCAGTAATTCAAATTGGCTCTACATACAGCTGattgatttatcaaaattgcaaaacTTGAGTGGTAATGATGATATGTATTGTAACTTTATGGAGACTTACAAAACAGCACTAGTGGCATGTAACGACCAAAATAAGGTGTATTGCTACATATTACCAGAGCACACAAGCATTTATGACGAATATACGCGCTTTCATTCCCTGGTAAAGGCTACCTATGTTGGAGAGTTCACCAAGAATGTTTACAACCCAACAACAGTCccaatatttataactaGAGgatttataacaaattgtattgttAAAAACGACGGATATGAGAATTGTTGTCTGAATTTCACCGCTATTTTAGCAAATTCACAAGGCATATTCGTACAGCATTTTATAAAGATTGTTGACGGCATAAATGATATGGACTATGGGCTGGAAATGGTATATTCAATGGAAAACATCCTACCAAAACCACCCAGCTctgtaattaaattatcgGCAATGGCGACATTTAAGGTCAATAACTCATCGTACATCGCATACTGTCTTGCAAATGGAAGCGTCTGTTGCATTGGGAGAAATGGGATAATAAAACTCCAATCACCGAAGACACTGCTAGATTTTGTCActacaaataataaaataacacTACGACATCGAATACTCTACCACTTTCATACAAAATGCACATCAAATGACTTAAATCCCGTCAGCAACGGCTCTACAGCATATGTAAAACACATACTATCAGTGAATGATCACCTCATTCTAACTGATAGTTACACGACTTGTGTCTACAAATTTTCGGATGAAATTTATCCAGTCTTTCTAACCTCGGGATGGCATGCACATAAAATAGCATCTGTTCACCCTGTAATTGTACCCATGGGCTCGCTTATACGCCAGTCATTGGATCATTTTGCCACGGTTGATTTTAGCGGCAGGATTATAATTTGGTACCTATTATCATCAAACACTTGCCTAACGTACTATGGAGAATTACCTTCCAGCCATTATATGCTGGAAAGGGCTGGAGTTAGAAATATACACAAGATTGTGTTGGATGAAGCCAGATCATTggcaataataattaccCTTAAGCGAGTTCTAATTTGGTCACTCGAAACAAAAAGTTTGATTTCAAACGAGTCAAAATGGAAGTACATAACATTTTTCCGATCCAAAAACAAGTCTGGATCAACTTCCAACGTTACAGATCCCTTTACATCATTAGTACCGCAGATTAAAAGGGTTGTATATGGGAGCAACATAAATATTGATGGCAGTAATTACCGCGGGAGTAGCAAAAACGGATTTAAATTTAGCGTACCGCGTTACCACAATGTGTTATTTTGCAAAGATTTATTCAAGGACGAATCTCTTAATAGTGGCGGTGGTATTACCTGTGCGAATTTACAGCTAAAAGGACGGGGAAATAGATTGACCCGACTGTCAATAATTGCTTCCACTATAACCAGTCAAATGGCTTGGTTGGTATCGTTGGAAACCTTTcctgtaaaatttttgccCTGTACGCTCGGTGGATTTTGGATCACAATGCACTTAACTCTTTCAATTGCCCAGCGTTACAAAGAAAAATGCGAGCAACGCAGAATTTTGGAGACTCCTGATATCAGACTATCTATTTACAGCGTCAGATCTAGTCATTTATGCAACTTATTGGATCTATCTCATACCCcttataatttgtataagaCCACAAAAGAGTACTTTggcaaattatataataccGTACAATTAGGACCTGATATCGATCGTATTTGGTTGCTGGGCCATTATGTTTTAATCGGTTCTCTACCTGGACAGACTATTGACTTGATAATCATGGGAAGGAAGGCAGAGCATCTCCTCcgtaaattattttcaagCTTCAATGACACCTTGAGTGTCCATGCAATGGCGCTTCTATTGGGAATAATAATGACTACTCGATTTTACATCCAAAAATTGAAGGTTTTATCCTACCCCCCGTCGATTTACGTCATTGACAAATGGACATACAATTATCTATTGACTCACAAAATCCAAGACAAATTACTGGTATCCGATATGGAGAAAATGGAGATAATAACAATCACGGAAGAGGATGCAGAAAATTTGAAGAAATTGC from the Babesia microti strain RI chromosome I, complete genome genome contains:
- a CDS encoding glyceraldehyde 3-phosphate dehydrogenase, GAPDH (overlaps_old_locusTagID:BBM_I00233), whose translation is MVMCSDASNLVGVVTILLILKMVKLGINGFGRIGRLVFRASLDHPHVDVVAINDPFMDSNYMSYLLNYDSVHGKLGKKVEFTQNELIVDGKTVKLSFERDPCNIPWAQNGADIVVESTGVFTNKEKAGQHLKGGAKIVIISAPPSDDTPMFVMGVNHDTYTNDIKILSNASCTTNCLAPLAKVVNDSFGIVEGLMTTVHATTSNQLTVDGASRGGKDWRAGRCAGNNIIPASTGAAKAVGKVIPALQGKLTGMAFRVPVPDVSVVDLTCKLAKPASYDDIVKRIKEAADGPLKGILSYTEDPIVSSDCVGSKQSSIFDIKAGISLNETFVKLISWYDNEWGYSNRICDLAAFVQSKQ
- a CDS encoding hypothetical protein (overlaps_old_locusTagID:BBM_I00235) is translated as MKFCQYIIHNLSIILIIVETVYPVCAVKCRVLGSNRYAMLGFSNYKMVQNLSANPKNALCMGKVMLSVNNLLEECKRYIKDSQSCEQSFDQSAFVTKFYADNVPDNQMGHCIEDEGRNLDKRILNKKRNKTSTRILLRISFNTDIGDIETKVQLARKQLEDRNIVIFKMSLKYLGANKYQRPAVFDKIIQLLRDIASPVGPESVVGNYVLLTLKNKLPINRKIKRKTDEPT
- a CDS encoding conserved Plasmodium membrane protein, unknown function (overlaps_old_locusTagID:BBM_I00240), which produces MRNPMIGVVGLVHGGCVNSVTCLAINSNFDTIVTGSDEGLIVLWQAQMLRRIDSDGLKDFAIKIFPTSISVTSRFPATTPILDVCFVASPLPNTHLGIRENLASLHGDNSICIWSMIDARCIARVNSTFKLDRLAVLADRRFLAAFGQGIHILDTWNLEIIANLHTVQPILDLACTQHPQLHSVTAWPKQKQLICAITNGELNCWDVTDSCKTKHSPLSKTEYTLNCELSDTQAQLNDYNNTINKVKIPLISVSINNKTGKIGLKNQICVSTNLIFAISGPRITVWITSNSNNELYPLMDFLNPDINNNSNFTSNSNWLYIQLIDLSKLQNLSGNDDMYCNFMETYKTALVACNDQNKVYCYILPEHTSIYDEYTRFHSLVKATYVGEFTKNVYNPTTVPIFITRGFITNCIVKNDGYENCCLNFTAILANSQGIFVQHFIKIVDGINDMDYGLEMVYSMENILPKPPSSVIKLSAMATFKVNNSSYIAYCLANGSVCCIGRNGIIKLQSPKTLLDFVTTNNKITLRHRILYHFHTKCTSNDLNPVSNGSTAYVKHILSVNDHLILTDSYTTCVYKFSDEIYPVFLTSGWHAHKIASVHPVIVPMGSLIRQSLDHFATVDFSGRIIIWYLLSSNTCLTYYGELPSSHYMLERAGVRNIHKIVLDEARSLAIIITLKRVLIWSLETKSLISNESKWKYITFFRSKNKSGSTSNVTDPFTSLVPQIKRVVYGSNINIDGSNYRGSSKNGFKFSVPRYHNVLFCKDLFKDESLNSGGGITCANLQLKGRGNRLTRLSIIASTITSQMAWLVSLETFPVKFLPCTLGGFWITMHLTLSIAQRYKEKCEQRRILETPDIRLSIYSVRSSHLCNLLDLSHTPYNLYKTTKEYFGKLYNTVQLGPDIDRIWLLGHYVLIGSLPGQTIDLIIMGRKAEHLLRKLFSSFNDTLSVHAMALLLGIIMTTRFYIQKLKVLSYPPSIYVIDKWTYNYLLTHKIQDKLLVSDMEKMEIITITEEDAENLKKLPRTDSFRSKKTISTGALHAGLTPQFPITDLACMLLSILVYEKPVIASNTFAYIDNPATTFGSPCDTGNSNRVFLGEEIFIIAVRLLGCKIFCYTECFNRLPPTIPPFNGFVKINHMELFTRLLTCLFPLLPFGSCGGLAGNIVNNVMLGYPHTIIGIKNEFKRIITASAIHSPDTLSNSLHFAQLSSHFVAEIIHHLLAHDLIRPETLHLYAYYIVTTLTTGKEIKKFLFGFPMISLHGDVIAFGYTNGNIHLYNTCNGQLIKELFAHDSAVACLVLDSSGENIAAYQHQEPALHVWKVSSYNFFKSFTASTSMHRKLELKRLQGDFNEGLEGVKIQFKSKDEWFLHREDGRAYIVRG